In Streptococcus gallolyticus subsp. gallolyticus DSM 16831, the sequence ACCAACAGCGGTGTTACGCGAATCAATTGAGACACTTCGGTGATCTCCCATGACGAAGAATTTTCCATCTGGAACTTGATAAGGCAAATCAATATTGGTTTCACCATAAGCTTTCTCACCATCTGCAAGATATGGCTCATCAATCTTTTCGCCATCAACATAGACATTTCCGTCCTCGTCAATGTTGACCCATTGACCAGATGTCGCAATCACACGTTTCACCAAAACTTTATTATTGTAATAAAATGCAACGACATCACCCTGTTTCAAATTTTTACTACTAACAGAAACTACCATATCTCCAGCTTCTAGGTTAGGAGTCATTGAATTTCCATAGATTTGTAAAACTGGCAACCAGATTGTCGCCACGAGTACAGCAACAGCTGCTACTGTAAGCAACGTAAAGATTGTTCCTCGTAATGTTCGTATATAACGCTCGCGGTATTTCATTTTTCCTAATTCTTCCGAAAGCGCATCTGCTTTTGGTAAATCAGCTAATTCTACTTTCTGCGATTTTTTCTGAAATAAATGCTTCATCCCAAAAGTATCCTCTTACGATTTTTCACTATCTTCTTCGCTCGCACCCGCAAGACGCTTTACACTATTAAGGTAAACATTCGCAGCCGCTTGAGCTTCATCGAAAACTTTACTGATAGCCAACGCAGCTTCAGCAATCGAACCTGCCTCAGAAAGATTAATCTCGCGACGCTGCAGCTTGCCTTCTAATTCGTTAACACGCTCTTGAAGCTCTTCGATTTCTTTTGCTTGCTCAACTAACAGTTCAAATAAGTCTGAACGTTTAAGCTTTCTTAACTGTTTTGGATCAAGCACGGCGCCACCTCTTTCTAAATTATTTCCAAATCATTACCACATACTTTTTACGTTTTTTTTATATTTCACTTACTCTCTACGAAATATAAAAAACAAATCTCTACATTTATTTTTTTATATGTATAGTTTTTTAAATAATATTATAATGTTTTCTAGTTAATTTGACAATAAACTTTATACAAGTGATACATTTTTTAAGAAAATGTATCATCGTTTATAATTTTCTTAATTCTTAATATTTAATAACTGCTAATTTAGAATTATATTTGTCATTATCTCAACACTTGCTCACAAAATGATATGGCTTAATCTTTCAGAATATGATACAATGCTAACTTGATTGGATATAATTTTTTGTCTTTTCAGAAATATTACATTATTCAAGTAGAGGGGTTATTTTATGCCACATTTATCAAAAAAACAGCATCAAATTTTGGAAACCAAACATCGCTTATCTAAAGCACTTTATCTACTAGTTACTGAACGGCATTACGACAAAATCACTATCTATCACATTTTGGAAAAAGCTGGCGTCTCACGGCGAACCTTTTACCGACACTTTAATAGTAAGTCTGACTTAATGGACTATTGTTTAGATAACTTTATTGAGGGGTATTACCTCCAACGTGACAATTTTATATTAGCACAACAGGCAGAGGACGTTTTCCTCGTCACATTAAATTTCATGTACTATAATCGTGAATTTATCCGCTCACTTGTCGAAAGTGGACATTTCTCGCTTTTAACTGCAAAATTTAATGATAAATCTGAACTAATATATAAAACGATAAATCTCCCTTGGTGT encodes:
- the lepB gene encoding signal peptidase I, translating into MKHLFQKKSQKVELADLPKADALSEELGKMKYRERYIRTLRGTIFTLLTVAAVAVLVATIWLPVLQIYGNSMTPNLEAGDMVVSVSSKNLKQGDVVAFYYNNKVLVKRVIATSGQWVNIDEDGNVYVDGEKIDEPYLADGEKAYGETNIDLPYQVPDGKFFVMGDHRSVSIDSRNTAVGTVSEEQLVGKLTFRIWPLTRIGTIE
- a CDS encoding DNA repair protein; translation: MLDPKQLRKLKRSDLFELLVEQAKEIEELQERVNELEGKLQRREINLSEAGSIAEAALAISKVFDEAQAAANVYLNSVKRLAGASEEDSEKS
- a CDS encoding TetR/AcrR family transcriptional regulator; this encodes MPHLSKKQHQILETKHRLSKALYLLVTERHYDKITIYHILEKAGVSRRTFYRHFNSKSDLMDYCLDNFIEGYYLQRDNFILAQQAEDVFLVTLNFMYYNREFIRSLVESGHFSLLTAKFNDKSELIYKTINLPWCVEDTADHNIDYISKGLFGAYLNVLQFWLTKDEPERPEHIAKNLALLFSSIPGYFDNVSQNSNKDN